The window TATGCGAGTACCTCATGTTCTTGTTACTTACGGTTTGATGACCAAGAGCACAATCTCCCTCTCAATATTACCACCTTGTATGCCGTCCTTAAAATGCCCTAGCTTCCATAGACAGCCAATGAAAGCAATAAAGTTGAGCTCATGACCGGTCCCATAGTCTAGGCGCTGTGGGCTGCCAAACGCTCCGAGTAAGTAGCTTGCTACTTCGTTTTTGGCATGCCCATTGCCTATTCGTAGAGTTTCTCCAAGCAACCCATGATCGAGAAAATCGTCCAGTTCGTTATTCAATAGCTGAAACCATTTACGGAAGCTCACGTTTCCAAATCTTTGAGACCCAGGATCTGGTGGTGCGTTGCCTATGAGCTTGTGGATGCGAGATAGTAGCGCTTGACATGATTGGATAGAGGCCGTCGTGGTAGATCTAGAACTCAAGGGAAATACAGACGGAACTGAATCGCCATTTGGTTGTCGAGGGCAAAGGGCGTGATTGAGCTGGAGAATAAAGATGCCGATATCGCGATAGGCTTCGCTGACAAGGAATCTGCGCACATCATCCGTCTGATGAATGCGTTTGACCGGTGTTTGGAAGACAGGGGGGGAGGACGGGTCGATAACACGAAGAGACGTCCAATTCTGAACATGGGACATTTTAAAAGAGATGTCTAAATTTTTTATGGTGAGCGCCGTAAAGCAGTGTACTTCGGTCGCAAACTGATAAATTGTCTTAGGACCGTCCTAGGATAGCGAAGCAGCTGGAACCAGTGTGACTATTATGACTATTTTTAGACATAGTCAAtaaatacggagtacaacCAGTATGTATatcttttgttttatttaaaataatttagATGCATATATTTGTATATTAAtgttaatattattaatattagtaaatataaaaataattaaataattaaacAATTAAATAATCAAATAATCAAATAATCAAATAATCAAATAATCAAATAATCAAATAATCAAATAATcaattacttaaataaatgttttaaaataaataaataaatagacttatatattattttcGGTATTAATATctataatagtaatatataaatgtaaatattattaattttgCTTTTATTTAATAGCTTTAAGTATACAGTTGTAAATGGCTACAAATCAAATTTCATTTCGTTCATGCATCTTAGGACTATCCTAGTAGACTCTAGGTAGGGATGCGATAACTGTC of the Trichoderma breve strain T069 chromosome 4, whole genome shotgun sequence genome contains:
- a CDS encoding phosphotyrosyl phosphate activator (PTPA) protein domain-containing protein, with translation MSHVQNWTSLRVIDPSSPPVFQTPVKRIHQTDDVRRFLVSEAYRDIGIFILQLNHALCPRQPNGDSVPSVFPLSSRSTTTASIQSCQALLSRIHKLIGNAPPDPGSQRFGNVSFRKWFQLLNNELDDFLDHGLLGETLRIGNGHAKNEVASYLLGAFGSPQRLDYGTGHELNFIAFIGCLWKLGHFKDGIQGGNIEREIVLLVIKPYLDIVRQLITTYTLEPAGSHGVWGLDDHSFIPYIFGSAQLTRPISSELDPMPIEGSVRGAPKPSDVTNPGIVEDLRQTNMYFSAVAFINDVKKGPFWEHSPMLFDISGIKDGWGKINKGMIKMFNAEVLSKFPVIQHFPFGSLFAWDENRQALDQDLRRDNRTT